In Arthrobacter sp. B3I9, the following are encoded in one genomic region:
- a CDS encoding ferrochelatase, which translates to MSPLDPQVPAPQLTAVNPVTEAGRMAPKDYDAVLLASFGGPEGQEDVLPFLRNVTRGRGIPDERLEAVSHHYRANGGISPINQQNRELKAGIEAELASRSIDLPVFWGNRNWDPYIPQTLQDIYDAGHRKVLMITTSAYSCYSSCRQYREDIGMALTETGLDGKLEVDKVRQYFDHPGFVEPFIEGTAAGLADVRARLAAAGTPDAPVHILFATHSIPTRDAEAAGRSEEEPRHFAEDSAYAAQHLASGAEVIRRVEAETGQTAPWSLVYQSRSGAPHVPWLEPDINDAIEELAGQGVKGIVIVPLGFVSDHMEVVWDLDTEAMETCAKLGLAAARVPTPGTHRKFVAGIVDLICERTAANNIADRPHLTALGPWYDICRPGCCANFRGEKPTIAGADTTVGTGHDPYPAASAAGTSAPVGQGTL; encoded by the coding sequence ATGAGCCCGCTCGATCCGCAGGTTCCCGCGCCCCAGCTGACCGCCGTCAACCCGGTCACCGAGGCCGGCCGGATGGCCCCCAAGGATTACGACGCCGTGCTCCTCGCCTCCTTCGGCGGCCCCGAGGGCCAGGAGGATGTCCTCCCGTTCCTCCGCAACGTCACCCGCGGCCGCGGCATCCCGGACGAGCGGCTCGAAGCCGTCTCGCACCACTACCGCGCCAACGGCGGCATCAGCCCGATCAACCAGCAGAACCGCGAGCTGAAGGCCGGCATCGAGGCCGAGCTGGCATCCCGCAGCATCGACCTGCCGGTGTTCTGGGGCAACCGGAACTGGGACCCGTACATCCCGCAGACGCTCCAGGACATCTACGACGCCGGGCACCGCAAGGTCCTGATGATCACCACGAGCGCCTACTCCTGCTACTCCAGCTGCCGCCAGTACCGCGAGGACATCGGCATGGCGCTGACCGAGACCGGCCTCGACGGGAAACTCGAAGTGGACAAGGTGCGCCAGTACTTCGACCACCCCGGCTTCGTGGAGCCGTTCATCGAGGGCACCGCGGCCGGCCTCGCCGACGTCCGTGCCCGCCTCGCCGCGGCCGGCACTCCGGACGCTCCCGTCCACATCCTCTTCGCGACGCACTCCATCCCCACCCGCGACGCCGAAGCCGCCGGACGCTCCGAGGAGGAGCCCCGCCACTTTGCCGAGGACTCCGCTTACGCCGCGCAGCACCTGGCCTCCGGCGCCGAGGTCATCCGCCGGGTTGAAGCCGAGACCGGCCAGACCGCGCCGTGGTCCCTCGTCTACCAGTCACGCTCCGGTGCGCCGCACGTGCCGTGGCTGGAACCGGACATCAACGACGCCATCGAGGAACTCGCCGGACAGGGAGTCAAGGGCATCGTGATCGTGCCGCTGGGCTTCGTCAGCGACCACATGGAAGTCGTCTGGGACCTCGACACCGAGGCCATGGAGACATGCGCGAAACTGGGGCTGGCCGCCGCCCGCGTCCCCACCCCGGGCACGCACCGGAAGTTCGTCGCCGGCATCGTGGACCTGATCTGCGAGCGGACCGCCGCGAACAACATCGCCGACCGCCCGCACCTGACCGCGCTCGGACCCTGGTACGACATCTGCCGGCCCGGCTGCTGCGCCAACTTCCGCGGCGAGAAGCCCACCATCGCCGGAGCCGACACCACCGTCGGGACCGGCCATGACCCCTACCCGGCAGCGTCCGCCGCCGGCACCTCCGCCCCGGTTGGTCAGGGGACCCTGTGA
- the hemQ gene encoding hydrogen peroxide-dependent heme synthase, whose product MSHTSAESVTKTGSVTESASEEATEQFFTLWTVFKRSAGVARSDDAVAEFEALTARLAEAGVVHRGSYDVSAMRADADVMVWLHGPQPEDLQRAVRDIRRSELFAGTEIAWSAMGVHREAEFAKNHTPAYSRGVAPAEWLCVYPFVRSYEWYLLPDAERGAMLRDHGMLGRDFPQVISNTVSSFALGDWEWILGLEAPELVDLVDLMRHLRSTEARNHVREEIPFYTGRRISAAEIAEVLA is encoded by the coding sequence ATGAGCCACACTTCTGCCGAATCTGTCACTAAAACCGGGTCAGTCACCGAATCAGCAAGCGAAGAAGCGACCGAGCAGTTCTTCACGCTCTGGACGGTCTTCAAGCGCTCGGCCGGCGTCGCGCGCAGCGACGATGCCGTCGCGGAGTTCGAGGCACTGACGGCCCGGCTGGCCGAAGCAGGAGTGGTCCACCGCGGCAGCTACGACGTCTCCGCCATGCGCGCGGACGCCGACGTCATGGTGTGGCTGCACGGACCGCAGCCGGAGGACCTGCAGCGGGCGGTCCGCGACATCCGGCGCAGTGAGCTTTTCGCGGGCACGGAGATCGCCTGGTCGGCGATGGGCGTCCACCGTGAGGCCGAGTTCGCCAAGAACCACACCCCGGCCTACTCCCGCGGGGTGGCACCGGCGGAGTGGCTCTGCGTCTACCCCTTCGTCCGCTCCTACGAGTGGTACCTGCTGCCCGACGCCGAGCGCGGCGCCATGCTCCGCGACCACGGCATGCTGGGCCGCGACTTCCCCCAGGTCATCTCGAACACGGTTTCCTCCTTCGCCCTGGGCGACTGGGAATGGATCCTCGGCCTGGAAGCCCCCGAGCTCGTCGACCTCGTGGACCTGATGCGCCACCTGCGCTCCACCGAGGCCCGCAACCACGTCCGCGAAGAAATCCCCTTCTACACCGGCCGCCGCATCTCCGCCGCCGAAATCGCCGAGGTCCTTGCATGA
- the hemC gene encoding hydroxymethylbilane synthase, with amino-acid sequence MTVRIGTRASKLALTQTQQTADQLAAVGGFAVELVHIRTEGDVLKGSLSQMGGTGVFVAALRDALLQDTCDVAVHSLKDLPTGPALGLSLAATPKRVDVRDVLCARDGLKLADLPAGATIGTGSPRRAAQLRAARPDLVIRDIRGNVDTRLGRVPGLPGNSTDAVVDGKSCDLDAVVLAAAGLQRIGRLDAVSEYLETDIMLPAAGQGALAIECRTADAPRKAGSTEGSQGVLAQALAALDDPDTRLAVTAERALLARLEAGCAAPVGAYAYRKGSMLHLEAVVCAVDGTATLRDKKATDGLTEVGATLLGIELAEVLLARGAADIADLAAS; translated from the coding sequence GTGACCGTCCGGATCGGCACCCGCGCCAGCAAGCTCGCCCTTACGCAGACGCAGCAGACCGCGGACCAGCTTGCCGCCGTCGGCGGTTTCGCGGTGGAACTGGTCCACATCCGGACCGAAGGCGATGTTCTCAAGGGCTCGCTGTCCCAGATGGGTGGCACCGGCGTCTTCGTCGCCGCCTTGCGCGATGCCCTGCTGCAGGACACCTGCGACGTTGCCGTGCACTCGCTCAAGGACCTTCCTACCGGTCCCGCCCTCGGGCTGAGCCTCGCGGCGACACCGAAACGCGTCGACGTCCGGGACGTGCTCTGCGCCCGGGACGGCCTCAAGCTCGCGGACCTGCCCGCCGGCGCCACCATCGGCACCGGCTCCCCCCGCCGCGCCGCCCAGCTGCGCGCCGCGCGTCCGGACCTGGTCATCAGGGACATCCGCGGCAACGTGGACACCCGGCTGGGCCGGGTCCCCGGACTGCCGGGCAACAGCACCGACGCGGTCGTGGACGGCAAGTCCTGCGATCTCGACGCCGTCGTCCTCGCCGCCGCCGGACTGCAGCGGATCGGCCGGCTGGACGCCGTCAGCGAATATCTCGAGACAGACATCATGCTCCCCGCCGCCGGCCAAGGAGCGCTGGCGATCGAATGCCGCACCGCCGACGCCCCCCGCAAGGCCGGGTCCACCGAAGGCTCCCAGGGTGTGCTGGCCCAGGCCCTCGCGGCCCTCGACGATCCGGACACCCGGCTCGCCGTCACGGCGGAACGTGCACTGCTGGCCCGGCTGGAGGCCGGCTGCGCCGCGCCGGTGGGCGCCTACGCCTACCGGAAGGGCAGCATGCTGCACCTCGAAGCCGTCGTCTGTGCCGTGGACGGCACGGCGACGCTTCGGGACAAGAAGGCCACTGACGGGCTGACCGAAGTCGGGGCAACGCTGCTGGGGATCGAGCTGGCGGAGGTCCTGCTTGCCCGGGGAGCCGCCGACATCGCGGACCTGGCCGCCTCCTGA